A single Nicotiana tabacum cultivar K326 chromosome 5, ASM71507v2, whole genome shotgun sequence DNA region contains:
- the LOC107760404 gene encoding LOW QUALITY PROTEIN: F-box/kelch-repeat protein At3g23880 (The sequence of the model RefSeq protein was modified relative to this genomic sequence to represent the inferred CDS: inserted 1 base in 1 codon; deleted 1 base in 1 codon): MPTLPAQSSQDLMPTLPAELITEILLKLAVKSLLQFRSVSKSWLSLISSPEFVKXHLLLSNHRGVMFNVCNATHYVKECSLSAMSRSVLSALLYDSVAEAFDLDYPGTNPYCYPSIVGSFNGLLCLAVAVSDGLLYNLFLWNPSIRKYKKLPNFRLNVSRQHNLNKDRYDFKFGFAYDAFRDEYKIVGIFPIHRNGRLCRVEVKIYSLKSDSWRDIDDFQGRQLLSVSGKLVNQKLHWLDWDQNIIFFFYLADEKWAKVEQPSDFKGCGFLVLGVFRNDLSAFCNYEWTTHVDIWVMKEYGVKESWTKMFTIKFPDRPTGYIFTPPIFMSNEGEVLLQFGSRFTKYNLKDDSTRYLDVTNFAPCLEEAEIYVKSLVCPFFTEGITKAATTD; this comes from the exons ATGCCTACCCTTCCTGCTCAGTCAAGCCAAGATTTAATGCCTACCCTTCCTGCTGAACTCATCACAGAAATCTTGTTAAAGCTTGCAGTTAAATCCCTCTTGCAATTCAGGTCTGTTTCAAAATCTTGGCTTTCCTTAATCTCTAGCCCTGAATTTGTGA ACCATCTCTTATTATCTAACCACCGTGGAGTTATGTTTAATGTTTGTAATGCTACACACTATGTCAAGGAGTGTTCTCTTAGCGCTATGTCAAGGAGTGTT CTTAGCGCTTTACTTTATGATTCTGTTGCTGAGGCATTTGACTTGGATTATCCCGGTACAAATCCCTATTGTTATCCTTCGATTGTCGGTTCTTTCAATGGATTGCTTTGTCTTGCCGTTGCAGTATCTGACGGATTATTATATAACTTGTTTTTATGGAATCCATCAATTAGAAAGTATAAGAAATTGCCTAATTTTAGACTTAATGTAAGCCGCCAACACAATTTGAACAAAGATCGTTACGATTTCAAATTTGGTTTTGCATATGATGCTTTCCGAGATGAATACAAGATAGTGGGTATATTTCCTATTCACAGAAATGGACGATTGTGTCGTGTTGAGGTCAAAATATATAGTCTAAAGTCTGATTCGTGGAGAGATATTGATGATTTTCAGGGTAGGCAGCTGTTGTCTGTTTCGGGTAAGCTTGTGAATCAGAAACTTCATTGGCTTGACTGGGACCAGaacatcattttttttttttatttggctgATGAGAAATGGGCAAAGGTAGAGCAGCCCTCTGATTTCAAAGGATGTGGTTTTTTGGTGCTAGGAGTGTTTAGAAATGATCTTTCTGCATTTTGTAATTACGAGTGGACGACTCATGTAGATATCTGGGTTATGAAGGAGTATGGGGTAAAAGAATCTTGGACAAAGATGTTTACCATCAAGTTTCCTGATCGCCCTACGGGATATATTTTTACTCCACCCATTTTTATGTCAAATGAAGGTGAAGTTTTGCTTCAGTTTGGATCACGTTTCACGAAATATAATCTAAAGGATGACTCGACCAGATATCTAGATGTTACTAACTTTGCTCCATGTCTTGAGGAGGCAGAAATCTATGTTAAGAGCCTTGTTTGTCCCTTTTTTACAGAAGGGATCACGAAGGCAGCAACAACAGACTGA
- the LOC107760406 gene encoding uncharacterized protein LOC107760406: MVDEFMVCVDRIIIATTCFGESESVVNGREISLLTNNDVANLSVENNSREMTSGGEGCSKGSVIRECRICQEEDEENDMEAPCACNGTLKFAHRKCIQRWCNKKGDITCEICNKVFSPNYTLPPARSNPDVMAIDIRQAWGPGMDIRNPHFLAFATAERQFLESEYDDYAIASSGGLAFFRYVAIILMLLLLIRQTLMVTRDFSMVQDSSTFFNFQISLLQLVAFLLPCYVMARTWYMIQCRRRRQG, translated from the exons atggTGGATGAGTTCATGGTGTGTGTGGATAGGATCATAATAGCAACAACATGTTTTGGAGAGTCAGAGTCAGTCGTCAATGGGAGAGAAATTAGCCTTTTGACTAATAATGATGTTGCAAATTTGAGTGTTGAAAATAATTCAAGGGAAATGACGAGTGGAGGGGAGGGTTGTTCAAAGGGAAGTGTAATTAGAGAGTGTAGAATTTgtcaagaagaagatgaagaaaatgaCATGGAAGCTCCTTGTGCTTGCAATGGCACTCTCAAG TTTGCTCATAGGAAATGTATACAGAGATGGTGCAACAAAAAAGGTGACATAACCTGTGAAATCTGTAATAAG GTCTTTTCACCAAACTATACCCTTCCACCTGCAAGAAGCAACCCTGATGTAATGGCAATTGATATCAG GCAAGCATGGGGCCCCGGCATGGATATTAGAAACCCTCATTTTCTGGCTTTTGCCACAGCTGAGCGTCAATTCCTTGAATCGGAGTATGATGACTATGCCATTGCTAGCAGTGGGGGTTTAGCATTTTTCCGCTACGTTGCAATCATC TTGATGCTACTCTTGCTGATTCGCCAAACATTGATGGTCACAAGGGACTTTTCAATGGTGCAGGACTCATCTACATTCTTCAAT tttcagatttcactTCTACAGCTGGTGGCTTTCCTCCTCCCTTGTTATGTAATGGCTCGGACATGGTACATGATACAATGCCGAAGAAGGAGGCAG GGTTAA